Proteins from one Bacteroides mediterraneensis genomic window:
- a CDS encoding carbon-nitrogen hydrolase family protein — translation MEPTQKKINKVELRNLQIEDYAQLAQSFTRVYADKDVFWTHAQIEKLIRIFPEGQIVTVVDDKIVGCALSIIVDYDLVKGDHTYAKVTGDETFSTHNPKGNILYGIEVFIHPEYRGLRLARRMYEYRKELCEKLNLKAIMFGGRIPNYYKYADQMRPKEYIEKVRSREIYDPVLTFQLSNDFHVRRVMRNYLPNDEESKHCATLLQWDNIYYQPPTDSYIDKKTTVRVGLVQWQMRSYQTLDDVFEQVEFFIDAVAGYKSDFVLFPEYFNAPLMAKFNNMGEAQSIRALAQYTEDIRDRFINLAIKHNINIITGSMPYVKEDGGLYNVGFLCRRDGTYEMYEKIHVTPDEVKSWGLSGGKKVQTFDTDCAKIGVLICYDVEFPELSRLMADQGMQILFVPFLTDTQNGYSRVRVCAQARAIENECFVVIAGSVGNLPRVHNMDIQYAQSGVFTPCDFAFPTDGKRAEATPNTEMILVSDVDLDLLNELHTYGSVRNLRDRRNDLYELRMKKNAQENN, via the coding sequence ATGGAACCGACTCAAAAGAAGATTAACAAGGTAGAGCTTCGAAATTTGCAGATTGAAGACTATGCACAGCTTGCCCAGTCGTTTACTCGCGTTTATGCAGACAAGGATGTGTTCTGGACACATGCACAAATAGAAAAACTGATTCGTATTTTCCCCGAAGGACAGATTGTAACCGTCGTGGATGACAAGATTGTGGGATGCGCACTTTCTATCATCGTGGATTATGATTTGGTCAAGGGAGACCACACGTATGCGAAGGTGACAGGAGATGAGACCTTCAGCACACACAATCCGAAAGGGAATATCCTTTATGGTATTGAAGTGTTTATCCATCCGGAATACCGGGGATTGCGCCTGGCCCGCCGAATGTATGAATATCGTAAGGAATTGTGTGAAAAATTGAATCTGAAAGCCATCATGTTCGGTGGACGTATTCCGAACTATTACAAATATGCCGACCAGATGCGTCCGAAGGAATACATCGAGAAGGTCCGTTCGCGCGAAATCTACGATCCGGTGCTGACCTTCCAGCTTTCGAATGATTTCCACGTACGTCGTGTGATGCGTAATTACCTGCCGAACGACGAGGAATCCAAGCATTGCGCTACGTTGTTGCAGTGGGATAATATTTACTATCAGCCGCCTACAGATTCGTACATTGACAAGAAGACCACAGTCAGAGTCGGGTTGGTGCAGTGGCAGATGCGTTCCTATCAGACATTGGATGACGTGTTTGAACAAGTGGAGTTCTTCATCGATGCGGTGGCCGGATACAAGAGCGACTTTGTACTTTTCCCGGAATATTTCAATGCTCCGTTGATGGCCAAATTCAACAATATGGGAGAGGCCCAGTCTATCCGTGCTTTGGCTCAATATACGGAAGATATCAGAGACCGTTTCATCAACCTGGCTATCAAGCATAACATCAATATCATCACAGGTAGTATGCCTTACGTGAAAGAGGACGGCGGACTTTATAATGTGGGATTCCTTTGCCGTCGTGATGGAACTTACGAAATGTATGAGAAGATTCATGTAACCCCCGATGAAGTGAAGAGCTGGGGGTTGAGCGGCGGTAAGAAAGTACAGACCTTTGACACCGACTGTGCCAAAATCGGTGTGCTGATTTGCTACGATGTGGAATTCCCGGAACTTTCCCGACTGATGGCCGATCAGGGCATGCAGATTCTGTTTGTGCCGTTCCTGACCGATACGCAGAACGGTTATTCACGTGTACGGGTCTGCGCACAGGCACGTGCCATTGAAAATGAATGTTTCGTGGTGATTGCCGGAAGTGTGGGCAACCTGCCTCGTGTGCACAACATGGATATCCAGTATGCCCAGTCGGGAGTCTTTACGCCGTGTGACTTTGCTTTCCCGACCGACGGAAAACGTGCGGAAGCTACTCCGAATACCGAAATGATTCTGGTTTCAGATGTAGATTTGGACTTATTGAATGAACTTCACACCTATGGTAGTGTGCGTAACCTGCGTGACCGCCGGAATGATTTGTATGAATTGCGTATGAAAAAGAACGCACAGGAAAATAATTGA
- the rfbC gene encoding dTDP-4-dehydrorhamnose 3,5-epimerase, whose protein sequence is MEVINTEIEGVVVIEPRLFKDERGYFFESFSQRDFDKQVRTIHFVQDNESKSSYGVLRGLHFQKPPFAQSKLVRVIKGSVLDVAVDIRKGSPTFGQHVAVELTEDNHRQFFIPRGFAHGFSVLSDEVIFQYKCDNFYAPQSEGAIAWNDPALKINWKIPAEKVILSEKDKHHPLLAEADWLFDYHEDLYKE, encoded by the coding sequence ATGGAAGTAATAAATACAGAGATTGAAGGGGTGGTCGTTATCGAACCCCGCCTGTTCAAAGATGAGAGAGGATATTTTTTTGAATCTTTTTCACAAAGAGATTTCGACAAGCAAGTACGCACCATCCATTTCGTACAAGACAACGAGAGTAAATCCAGTTACGGGGTATTACGCGGACTGCATTTTCAGAAACCACCGTTTGCTCAAAGCAAGCTGGTAAGAGTCATCAAGGGTTCTGTACTCGACGTGGCGGTGGACATCCGAAAGGGTTCTCCCACTTTCGGACAACATGTAGCTGTGGAACTGACCGAAGACAATCACCGCCAGTTCTTCATTCCACGAGGCTTTGCCCACGGATTCAGCGTACTGAGCGACGAAGTCATCTTCCAGTACAAGTGCGACAATTTCTATGCCCCCCAAAGTGAAGGAGCCATTGCCTGGAACGACCCGGCTTTGAAGATTAACTGGAAGATACCTGCCGAAAAAGTCATCCTTTCGGAGAAAGACAAACACCATCCGCTATTGGCAGAAGCCGACTGGCTGTTCGACTACCACGAGGACCTTTACAAAGAATAA
- the rfbA gene encoding glucose-1-phosphate thymidylyltransferase RfbA, with protein sequence MKGIVLAGGSGTRLYPITKGVSKQLLPVFDKPMIYYPISVLMLAGIRDILIISTPYDLPGFRRLLGDGSDFGVHFEYAEQPSPDGLAQAFLIGEEFIGNDAVCLVLGDNIFHGNSFTVMLKEAVRMAEEEGKATVFGYWVSDPERYGVAEFDKEGNCLSIEEKPQHPKSNYAVTGLYFYPNKVVEVAKQIKPSARGELEITSVNQRFLADGELKVQTLGRGFAWLDTGTHDSLAEASTYIEVIEKRQGLKVACLEGIALRQGWITPEKMRELAQPMLKNQYGQYLLKVIDELQKNNR encoded by the coding sequence ATGAAAGGTATTGTTCTTGCAGGAGGGTCGGGCACTCGACTCTACCCTATAACCAAAGGGGTCTCCAAACAACTTCTTCCAGTTTTTGACAAACCCATGATTTATTACCCGATATCTGTGCTGATGCTGGCAGGGATACGTGATATTCTGATTATTTCTACTCCTTACGACCTTCCCGGATTCCGTCGGCTGCTAGGAGACGGAAGCGATTTCGGCGTACATTTTGAATATGCAGAACAGCCTTCCCCCGACGGACTGGCACAAGCATTCCTGATTGGAGAAGAATTTATCGGAAACGATGCGGTCTGCCTGGTCTTGGGTGACAATATTTTCCATGGAAACAGCTTCACGGTGATGCTGAAAGAAGCGGTCCGTATGGCCGAAGAAGAAGGAAAAGCGACCGTTTTCGGCTATTGGGTGAGCGACCCGGAACGTTATGGAGTGGCTGAATTCGACAAGGAAGGAAATTGCCTGTCCATTGAAGAAAAGCCTCAGCACCCCAAGTCCAACTATGCCGTGACAGGCCTTTATTTCTATCCAAACAAGGTGGTGGAAGTAGCCAAACAAATCAAGCCTTCCGCCCGCGGTGAACTGGAAATCACTTCGGTGAACCAGCGTTTCCTGGCCGACGGAGAACTGAAAGTCCAGACTTTGGGAAGAGGATTCGCCTGGCTGGACACCGGCACACACGACTCGCTGGCAGAGGCATCCACCTACATCGAAGTAATTGAAAAACGACAAGGACTGAAAGTTGCCTGCCTGGAAGGAATAGCCCTGCGACAAGGCTGGATTACCCCCGAAAAGATGAGAGAACTGGCCCAGCCCATGCTGAAAAACCAATACGGTCAGTATTTACTGAAGGTCATCGACGAATTGCAAAAGAACAACCGATAA